TTCCGTCGGTCGCCCCAATCTCGGAACTGGTCTCGATCATCCATGGAGAGGAGAAGATGACGCTGACCACGCACCCCGGATGCGGGTGCGCGACGTTCGCGTTCATCTCGCAGGACGGTCAGAAGATCACACCGCTCCCGCGCTTCATGGACGTCGACGGCTTCTTCGAGAGCGTCGAGGGCATGATCGATAAGTACCGGGACGCCCGCTTCTCGCGGGTGCGCACGGCCGTCGCCGGCGCTCGCCTGCTCCACGATGTCGCGAAGTTCTTCGACTTCTCGCGGGCCCCGGAGGGCCTCAGCGAGAAGAACTGCGTGAAGGTCATCGCCTCGATCTTCACCGAGGGGAACAAGGAGGCCGTCGCGAAGTTCACCTGGCGGACCCTCTACATCGGGAACATGCACTTCCAGGACGCCTACGACTACGATATCCAGCGCCTGATGCGCTGCGATATCCACTACTCGGTCCCCGATGGACGGATCATTCCGTTCTGCTCGTACAACTCCGGTCCGATCTACCGGACGGAGGTCGAGAAGAAGTTCTCGATCTCCATCCCAGACTGGCAGCGCGCGAAGACCCAGTCGGGTGCCACGCTGAAGACCATCGAGACGATGGGAGTCAACGGCGAGGTCATCGTCGACCCCGAGTACTACAAGATCCGGGCGCTGAAGAGCGCCCCGGGGATGTCGTCGACGTAGGTCGGCGCCCGGCGCTCACCGGTCCAACCCCTTCTTCCTTCTCTATTTTCCAGCGGCGGGGAGATCCTCGGGGGGCCCCCGCTCGAACAGCACGGCTCCCGGCACCCGCAGCCGGAGCGCGATCGGGGCCGGATCGGTGGCCTCCGCGCGTAGGCGGCGATCGATCTCGCGCCAGAGCGGGTCGGAGCGCTGCGACCCTTCGGGCCCCCGGACCGCCTCCTTCGGATGGAAGTGGAGCCAACGGAGCCCCGCCTCGACATGCTTGCACGTGCCGAGACCGCGCCGTGCAAAATCGGCGCAGGTGCACATCGCGCTCGACCGATCGGGGTACTCCGGTAGCAGCACGAGGTAGTGGGTGTCGTGCATCGGGTTGCGGACGTCCAGCATGGGGTAGTACGAGCCCGGGTGCCGCCGGATGTCCAGGGGTTCTTCGAAGGCCCGTGCTCGGCGCTCGGCCATGTCCTCCCGGTCATCGCGCGGAGGAGGTGCGCGCGCAGGGGGCCATGCGTCCCGAGCCATCGATGGGTACAACGTCGTCGGGCCTATTTGGCCCCCTCCTCGTCGCGGTTATCTCTCCGGCCCGCTGGTGGGTGCCCCGATGGAGTCCGCGCCGACCGCCCGTCGAACGCCCCGTCGTCGACTGAGCAAAAACGCGCGGGTCGGGATCGGCCTCCTGCTCACCTTCCTCGGGCTCGTGTTCCTGGTATCGCTCCTTCCGACGGGCCCCTCGGCCCTCTCGACCGCCCTCCCGCTCGCCGCCGCTGGCATCCTGGCGATCTGGCTCGGCGGGATCCTGCTCGGCCGCGCGAACGCGCCTTGATCCGGACCATGTTCGGAAACCCCTGGCGTCTCGTCACGGTCGATATCGACGGCACGCTGACCCTCATCCATGGCTGGAGGAGGATCGCCGAGCGGTTCGGCCGGGAGTCGGAGTATCGGAGCTCGAACGCCCGTTTCCAACGCAAGGAGATCGGCGAGGACCCTCATCTGACGGACCTATTGGGGCTCGCCCATGGACACACGATCGCCGAGGTCGTGTCGGTGCTAGAGGCGACGCCCCGGCTCGAGGGGATCGGAGAGGGGATCGATGAGTTGCATCGAGCAGGTTCCCGGGTGGCCCTGCTCACGCACAACCCACCGTACGTGGCCCGCTGGTACGCCCAGAAGTTCGGATTCGACGACCTGGAGGGTACCCCCGTGCCCGAGCCTGCCCCGGGCGGTCCCATCCCTCTCCCCGGGCCCGTCCATGCCGACAAGAAGGGAGGGCTAGAGCGCCTCATCGCCCGGTTCGGGGTGTCCCCGTTGGAGACCGTTCACGTAGGGGACGGATGGTCGGATGCGGAGCTCTTCCCGCTCATCGGGGCAGGCGTCGCGGTCAACTCCTCCTACCCCGTGGTGGATGCCGCCGCGGACCTCGTGTTCCACGTGCGGGACTTCCGCCCCGTTGCCGAGGGCATCCTCGGGCTTGGGCCGCGGGTGAAACCTGCTCCCCGCCCTCGTGAGGGTTGATATATCACCGGGGTCGACTCCCGGTCGCATGGCCTACGTCCTCCTGCGATCCGTCCATCCGACCCGGCTGACGATGCAGCTGCCGCAGGAGGTGGCGGAGATGATCGGCCTCGACTCGGGCGGCCCCGGTAAGGGCACCGGTCACTCGATCTCCTTCCTCGCTCGTGGCCCCGGCATCGCCCGGATCCTAGCGACCGCGTCCTTTCGAGAGGCCCTCGCGATCGAGGTCGTTCGCGATCGGTTCGTCGCCTCCACCCGACCGGGAGAGAAGTTCCTGTTCTCGGTCCCCGCGAGCCTCCTGCGCCATCTCGAGATCGAGATCGGGGTCCGCGGTCCCCAGCTCGGTCGGGGCACGGACGACCGCATCCTGTTCCTCATGCCCGAGGACGAGTATCATGACGCATGTGCCTCCCGAAGCAAGGGGGTGCCCTGGGCCGGTCCCCTCGGGGGCGGCCGAGCCCACATCTACGTGGTGAAGGCCGTTGCTCCGCTCCCCCGCGGCCTCGCGCAGCTGGCGGAACTGGAGCGCCGGATCGAGGAGGAAGAGTGGCGACCGGGGGTCGCCGCCCTCCAAAAGGTCGGGCGCGCCCGGTGAAGCCGAGACGGGCACGGCCGACCCTTCTTGGAAGGTATTAATAGAGTCCGACGGGATGTAATCATAGATGAGCCGGTCCAACCGCGGCCACCGCCGCTCCGCTCGCTCTGCGAGGGGTCCCAAATCCAGCGGGGGCGCCCACTCCACCCCTCATCCCAAGCCGACGCGCGCGGCACGTACCCCGAAGGTCGCCCGGACCACCGGGTCGGTCGCCCCGCCTCGGGCCGCGGGACCCACGGCCACGGACGATGCGCTCAACTCGGTCATGGACGCGTTCTTCGGCCCGGTCGACCACGATTCCCTCGCGAAGGCGATCCGCCGATCGATCGGTCACGACGGGATGCGGCCGGAAGACGCCCGGACCATCGCTTCGCACGTGCTGAACTTCTTCGGGTTCAACGCCCGCATCATCGACAACGTCCTAGAGCCGGACGACCGCGACACGTTCTACATGCTCGAGGACAGCGGGATCCTAGAGACCGAGCGGGACGAGACCACGCTCTACGACGGACGGGAATGGCGCATCCATTACTGGATGTTCCGCAAGGAGCGGATCTTCGGCCTCGCCCGCGAGGAGACCGAAGCCATGGTCGCCGCGGGCGAGCAGGACGTGATCTATTCGACGAACCTGAACCGCGCGATGGCCTTCCGGCTGCCCCACGGGGAGACGGGCACCGGGCTCGCGGCCCATGCGGTCTATCACGAGCTCACGGACGACATCTGGATGGAGCGCCGGCAGAGCCCGGCCGTCGCCCCCGAGGTGGAGGTCGAGGTCCCGCCCACCCGACGTCGCTCCAAGAAGGTCCTCGCCGCCGACTGAGTCTTCGTCTCCCGGGCCCGGCCAATCGTTAATCGCCGGGTCGCGTCCCGGTCGGTGATGCGACGCTTCCTCCTCCTCACCCACCGCGTTCCCGTGCACGGGGAGTTCACGCTCAACGACCTCGCCGGAGGAGGAGGTCGGATCGACGAGATCGCTCGCGTGGTGTCTACCGCATTCACCCTGTCGAACGACCTGCGTAGGGACACGGAGCTGACGATCGTGTTCCCGGCGGCCTCCCCTACTGAGGCGCGGCGCATCCGGCTCGTGGGCTCGCGCCTGCGCCACCTCAATCCGGACGAGCGATCCACCGCCGCCCTGCTCAAGAACGCGCTCGTCCGATCGATCGCGTTCCCTTCGGACTTCGAGTCCTCCCCGGGACTGATCGTTGCGGCGGCGGATCCGGTCGAAGAGCTCCGACGCTTCCTCGATCTCCCGAACGTGGTCTGGCTCATCGAAGGAGGGGGACCGCTGCGGGAGTGGAAGGGGAACCCCGCGGAATTCTCGGCGGTGCTCTGCGACCCGTACGACCCGACCGACGGAGAGCGGGAAGTGCTCGCCACGAGCGGAGCGGTTCCGGTCTCCGTCGGACCGCGCTCGCTCCGGTCCTCCCAGGTGATGGATATTGTCCACAATGAGCTCGATCTGAGGGAAGCGGCCAGGGAGCCCCCGACCTAGTGCGCGGGAAGCGCCTTCGAGGCCGAGGGCGGTCGGCCGAGGGCATCCCGGACGGATTGCGGTTTGAGGCCCCCGACCACCGCGGTCAGCCGAATCACTTCGCGAGGCTCCTCGTGCGTCCGGGTGCCCACGACGATGTCCCGCGGATTGCCGAGCCTCAGTCGGAAGCTCTCCAGCAGCCGCTCGAACGTGTCGAGGGTCATGTTGGAACCCCCATCCATGTGGATCAGCGCCGAGGGCCGATCCGTCAGCTCGTAATCGAGCAGGGTCTCGCGCATCGCTTGCTCGACCAGGCGCTCCGGCTCGGAGTAGTGGCGTTCTCCCCAGACGAGCGTGGATAGTCCGGCGGCTCCGAGGTGGGTCTTGATGCTGGCGACGTCGACGTTCATCTGGGAAGGGTACTCGACCATGTCCACCAGGCTCGAGACGAGGCCGTGAACGTAGGCGTTGCGCAGGTGGAGCACGCGCGGGAACGGTAGGCCGCGGAATCTCAGCAGCTTCTCGTTGGAGAGCGCGAGGAGGAACCCGCCCATCGCCTCGAGCTCCGCGAGGCTCTCCTCCACGTTCTCCCGCCGGCCCGGGCTCGCGAGCTCGTGGTGGAAGGGGAGGAAAGCGACCGGGACGGGCATCGCTCCGGTCTTGCGCAGTTCCTGGGCGAGGTAGGGCAGCAGCGCGCTGCCGGTGCCGCCGCCGAGCCCGGCGAGGAGAAAGACGATCTCAAACTCGGAGACGCGCCGAAGGATCTCGGGCGTATTGTCCTCCACCGCACGCCTCGCCGCGAGCCGGTTGCCTCCCGAGCCACGGCCCTTGAGCTCGCGCGCCCCGATCAGGATCCGTTGCGGGATGTCCATCCCATCGAGGTGGCGGGCGTCGGTGTTGATCGCGAACGATCGGACTCCGGGCAGTCCCAGGCTGAGGAGGTCGCGGACGGCGTCGCCGCCGGCACCTCCGAGCCCGACGATCGCGAAGGAAGGGTCGGCATGGAGGGCGGCCCAGGCGTCCGGGGAGCTATCGAGCATGGGCCTTCGCGCCTAGGTCGACGAACTTCCGCCGGCCGTCGCGCGCGCTTCGGAGCGGGGGACGCGCGCGGGAACGGAAGGGTGCTCGAGCCGCTGACGGATGTACTCGCGGACCGCGGAGCGCACCGCGTCGTCGACCGACACCGAGTTCCCATCGCGCACGAACTCTTCGAGCTCGCGGTTGTCTTGGCGGGATAGTTCAACGACCACCTTGCGCACGTTCGGTGGCGGGAGATGCATCTCTACGTACCGCTCGAGACCTTCGCGGATCGTATCGGAGATCGTGGCCGTGCCGGTCGTCTTCTGGATCTGCTTGAGCTTCTCGACGAGATCCTGAGGAATGCGGACGGTCACCCGTTCTGACGTATCGGTCATGTTCGTCAGACACCATTGCTCCCTTTGTCAGACGAATGGCATATCCTTCCCGAGGCTTAAACGTTTGTTTGGATGGCGTTCGCTCGAGGGCTCCCCGCCGAGAAGCTTGGGCGAGCGAGCAGCCCTCGGGCCGAGGAGGAACGCGCTCTCGACCGGCGGAAGGCCGGGCTCTCGCTCGAACGAACCCGATCTCAGTGTCCGTAGCGTCGCTGACGGGTCTGGAACGTTCGGATCGCCCGGAGGAAATCGAGACGTGTGAGGCCCGGCCACATGACGTCGGAGAAGTACAGCTCGCTGTAGGCGGACTGCCACAGCAGGAAGTTGGAGATTCGTTCCTCCCCGCTCGTACGCAGAACGAGATCCGGATCGGGCAGGTCCGAAGTATAGAGATGATCGGAGACCATCTTCGCATCGATGGTTTCCGGATCCAGGCGTCCGGCCCGAACCTCCCGGGCCAGGACCCGGATCGCCTCCACGATCTCGTCGCGGCCCCCGTAGGCGATCGCCACGTTGTACCGGTAGCTGTCGTAGTCCTTGGTCGCCCGCTCGGCCACCTCAATCGCGGCTTGGACCCGGCGAGGTAGAATCTCCCGGTCTCCGATCGATCGGACCCGGATGCGGTAGCGGTGCACGCGCTCGTCCACCGCGATGTCGCGGAAGCTCCTCTCGAACAGGTCCATGAGGTCGTCGACCTCTTCCGGGGAGCGGGAGAGGTTCTCCGTGGAGAGCGCGAAGACCGTGAGGACCCGGATTCCCACCTCGAGGCACCAATCGAGCAGCTCTTCGATCTTGTCCTTCCCCTTCACGTGACCTTCGGCGGTGAGCATCCCGTGCGCGGAGGCGAAGCGGCGGTTCCCATCCATGATGATCGCAAGATGTCGTGGGACCGGGCTCTTCCGAATGAGCTCCAAGAGCCGCCGCTCGGTCGCCTCTCGCAGGGCCTCCCCGAAGAGGCCGGAGAGGGACTTCGAAGTCGGGGGATCGGGCGCGGTCACGCTAGGTGGAGGGGACACGAGGAATAACGGTGCTGGGAGCGCCGACGCGGGGGGGAGCGCCCTGGTCGGGAGTTTCGGCACCGGGGGCGCACCCGCGGAGCCTTCGAACCCGAGTCCCAGGCTCGACAGACCTAGATCCTAGACCACTAGACTACCAGGGCAGCAAGGAGGCGTACTCGCACCATGCTATGAACCTTACCACCGTCGGCGCCTCGAACGCGTGCCCGGCCAGATTCCGCGGGCGGGGCGTGCCCATCGAGCCGTTGCGTTATGTATCGGTTCCGGCCGTTGATTCGAGGCGGAACGGACCATGACGACCTTCACGGCGTGGCTGCTCGCCATTCTGGCGGTCATTGGCCTGTTGCTCGCGCTCGACCATCTCGGAGTCGACGTCGCGGGCTCGATCTCCTCCGGCGTACACGCCGTGGAACACGTGCTCAACCGCCCGCTGTAGGCGCCCGCACCCTCGCCCTACCCGCGGGCGAGGACCCGCATGACCGCATCCAGGAACGAGGAAGCGCGGATGTCCGGTTCGAGGTGATGCTCCGCCATCTCGGTAAGAACTTCCGCCTCGTGTCCGATCGGCGGCACCAGCGCGGTCAAGAGCCCGAGCCGCCGTCCCGCCTCGATGTCCAGCCAGCGGTCCCCAACGATCGCGCTCGCGGCGAGATCGATGCTACGCTCCGATCGAGCGCGTTCGAAGAGCTCCGTTCTCGGCTTCCGACACTGGCACCCGGTCTCGGGCGCGTGGGGACAGTAGTAGAATGCATCGATCCGCGCGCCCGATGGGGCGAGCAGCTCGTTGAGCCGGTGGTGGATCGCCTCCACGATCTCGCGCGTGTACAGGCCCCGCTCGATCCCGGATTGGTTGGTGACGCACAGGATCTGGTAGCCATGATCGCGGGCGAGCCGCAGCGCCTCCCCGACCCCCCGGTACACCTCGAGACGCGCCGGGTCCGCAAGATAGTGAAAGTCGGGAACGAGCGTGCCGTCCCGATCGACGAAGAGGGCCCGGGCCCGTCGATGCTCGACCGGGCGCTGCGCCACCGTCGGGACCGTCATCGGGGAGCGGAATTCGACCGCCCATAAGGGTTCATCCCGTCGTGGCGATGCCGGGCATCGCCCATGCCGGCCGCATTCGTGGATCGAACGGCCGCGACCGGATTCGACTCCGCGTTCCCCCGAGCCGTCGCGCAGCTCGCGGAGGACGGTCCGATCACCGTCCTGTTCTCGGGCGGGCTCGACTCCTCGCTCATCGCGTGGGAGCTGCGCGAGCGCGAGGAGACCGTACTGTGGTCCGTGGGCCAGGAAGGGAGTCCCGACCTCGAAGCGGCCCGCTCGGCGGCTGAGGTGATGGGATTGGCCTGGCAACACGCGACGCTGACCGGGGCCGACGTCGAGGCGGCGCTCGAGCGCTTCGCGGTGGAACTACAGGGCGCCGAGGGCCCTCCGCTCGACGTGGCGGTCGCATTCGCGCTGGCGCTGGATCGGGCCCCGACGACCCGCGTGCTAGCCGGACAGGGGGCCGACGAGCTATTTCTGGGGTACGCGCATTTTCGCAATCTCACCGAGGAG
The nucleotide sequence above comes from Thermoplasmata archaeon. Encoded proteins:
- a CDS encoding HAD family hydrolase, giving the protein MFGNPWRLVTVDIDGTLTLIHGWRRIAERFGRESEYRSSNARFQRKEIGEDPHLTDLLGLAHGHTIAEVVSVLEATPRLEGIGEGIDELHRAGSRVALLTHNPPYVARWYAQKFGFDDLEGTPVPEPAPGGPIPLPGPVHADKKGGLERLIARFGVSPLETVHVGDGWSDAELFPLIGAGVAVNSSYPVVDAAADLVFHVRDFRPVAEGILGLGPRVKPAPRPREG
- a CDS encoding tRNA (pseudouridine(54)-N(1))-methyltransferase TrmY, producing MRRFLLLTHRVPVHGEFTLNDLAGGGGRIDEIARVVSTAFTLSNDLRRDTELTIVFPAASPTEARRIRLVGSRLRHLNPDERSTAALLKNALVRSIAFPSDFESSPGLIVAAADPVEELRRFLDLPNVVWLIEGGGPLREWKGNPAEFSAVLCDPYDPTDGEREVLATSGAVPVSVGPRSLRSSQVMDIVHNELDLREAAREPPT
- the uppS gene encoding polyprenyl diphosphate synthase; amino-acid sequence: MTAPDPPTSKSLSGLFGEALREATERRLLELIRKSPVPRHLAIIMDGNRRFASAHGMLTAEGHVKGKDKIEELLDWCLEVGIRVLTVFALSTENLSRSPEEVDDLMDLFERSFRDIAVDERVHRYRIRVRSIGDREILPRRVQAAIEVAERATKDYDSYRYNVAIAYGGRDEIVEAIRVLAREVRAGRLDPETIDAKMVSDHLYTSDLPDPDLVLRTSGEERISNFLLWQSAYSELYFSDVMWPGLTRLDFLRAIRTFQTRQRRYGH
- a CDS encoding asparagine synthase-related protein, translating into MPAAFVDRTAATGFDSAFPRAVAQLAEDGPITVLFSGGLDSSLIAWELREREETVLWSVGQEGSPDLEAARSAAEVMGLAWQHATLTGADVEAALERFAVELQGAEGPPLDVAVAFALALDRAPTTRVLAGQGADELFLGYAHFRNLTEEQAARRAEADLRRLVDSEWPRAQRIAERAGHLLAAPFLEPDVVRAALETPLAERMPGDVPKQWLRDWAIARGLAPEIASRPKRAIQYGSRVQRLLRELRPLSRSR
- a CDS encoding HAD family hydrolase — encoded protein: MTVPTVAQRPVEHRRARALFVDRDGTLVPDFHYLADPARLEVYRGVGEALRLARDHGYQILCVTNQSGIERGLYTREIVEAIHHRLNELLAPSGARIDAFYYCPHAPETGCQCRKPRTELFERARSERSIDLAASAIVGDRWLDIEAGRRLGLLTALVPPIGHEAEVLTEMAEHHLEPDIRASSFLDAVMRVLARG
- a CDS encoding ribbon-helix-helix domain-containing protein → MTDTSERVTVRIPQDLVEKLKQIQKTTGTATISDTIREGLERYVEMHLPPPNVRKVVVELSRQDNRELEEFVRDGNSVSVDDAVRSAVREYIRQRLEHPSVPARVPRSEARATAGGSSST